The Chaetodon trifascialis isolate fChaTrf1 chromosome 11, fChaTrf1.hap1, whole genome shotgun sequence nucleotide sequence TATAACACAAACTAAGCATTGCCAGATAACAgtctgacaggaagtcacacacTGCTCTGCTTAAGTGCTTGAAAATGTTACATAAATTCTGTTCAATGAAGGACAAGGTGCGACTTGTCCTCGTGAAAACAAAGTGTTGGCTAATGATATTGGCTAATGCAATTTAGACTTTTGAAATCTTTGGTGCTCACAGACTCAGCAGACTGTCTGTTGTGAATGTCGGTGAAATCACACACCTGGTAGCGTGGTGGCGGGGTTGAAACTGGTGGCGGCAGGATTCAGTGGAGTGAGGGGGTTGAGGGAGGGGCTGGCggaggaggggagcagaggTACTGTGGGCAAACCTGGAGGGGAGCgcaacacagcagcatgttagaaaaaaacacatgaagtaAAGGCACAATTGTTAAGAAAGACAGCAGAAACTGACAATCACCTGTCTGCAGCTCACTGGGCATGGTGGGCGGGGCTGTGCTGATTGACAGGCCTGACAGTGAATCTTCAAGGCCAGAGGGGATGACGGGCGCAGCGGGGGGAGGGGTCACTGCTGAAAGCTGGACCTGAAGgagtaaaaagacattaaaaaacatgaaggCGGCAGAGAAAAGGATGCTGCTGTCAAACAGATGAGGTCACATTCATCCACGCGGCCAATTAGCTGTAATGAGCAACACTGCTCTGTCCCTCTGCTATCTGCTGCATGCACAATGAGGACACTTGCATTTCTAAAGTGTgaactctttaaaaaaaaatctgaggccacaaaacacaaaacttcaGGCTTTTCAATGTCACGCACACATGCTGCATACTGATAAGGAAAGTTTTGGCTGGCTTATGAGACCACAGCTCTCAGGGACACACAGCGAACAGTGAGAGTCATAGCTGGTAACATTTCAGGGAAATACACAACAGAAGTACACAAGTGCTGATAGAagcggggtgtgtgtgtgtgtgctgacctcAGTGAAGCCATCCTTCAGAGGGCTGACTGGCTCACTGGGAGAGGTTCCGGGGAAGCTGATCTTCTTCCCCTCCTCAAAAGGCCGAGTGGGAATCCTGTGGAGGTATCCATAGCCAATCCCACATCCAAGGCTGGTGACGAGAAGAGCAAAAACATTCAGAATCCGACAAACAACAAGGAAGATTTTCATCCAAACGCATCTGAGATGAGGCCACTGAGGAGCTGCCCACATCTCTGCTGTTGTTCATGTTAATGGGCATTTCTCCTGGCTGGGTTGAGAAATCAGaacatgaaaatgtcatctTCCTGTGCCACATGTGGACAAATACATCCATGAAGAACAGTGAGAGCAAAATGTGATGGCAACGAGCACAGATGACATGGACATAGTTGTATAGATTGTTGACAGTTGACGCTTTAACCTGCAATAACAGATTTTTGGCcatttgtgcaaaaaaaaaaaagaaaagaaaatatagaCCGAACTCAACAGACAGCTTTTAAACAGATggcctgtggagttttcttgttaACAAACAAAAGTTACACCAGCGTTGTTTTACTCACAGAACACGTTGTGTGTATCCTTGAGCTCTAACAAATGTGATGAGAGCGTTTCCTTCCTCATCAAATATTTGCAAAGCCAAAGTATTTAACATCCATGTTTATGTGCTATCAGTCTTCTTCTACACTGCTGTGTATCTTGGCATGTCACCTGTCATATTCTACAGGCTGGAAAGAGGGTGGAGGTGGCTATTTTTCTTGTAATAGTCTTCTACATCTTCTTAtaattaaaggtccagtgtgtggtATTTTCTATTGGCAGAATTGGAATATAATGTATGTATATAAGTATATCTTAAATCATCTATAACCCCCTTGAACATAAGAATCGTCTATCCATTACCATCGAAAGAGCTGTACATCTCCATGTCCTCCATGTTTCTACggtagcccagaacagacaaaccaaacactggctctacgAGGGCCTTTCatgttgtttatgttcttaGCAGTCACCAtaggggagggtgaggagggtgaggaggggggtATTCATTTGGCTGCAATCTGTGACCTCATGCCGGATGTgactaaatcctacacactgggtCTTTATGAgtcaaacaagacaaaagctCAACATAATCATTGCGCCATCTTGCAAGTACTGTTTATTTCTGGTGTGCATCGTGTGACACCCATCCATGACGCATCCATGATTACAGTGGTTCCAAAACTGGTTCGCTAGATAGCACAAAGGTTCCAAGAACCCTGAATGGACACAGCTCAGGAACCAGGGCTGATTTGGTGGAAAAGGACTTTAAGGGAgaggtgagagtgaaccaaaacgaTGAGCTGAAATTCACTTCACAGCTCCACGAAGCCAAGTGAAACTGAAGatttgggtgataattctctgtcaCTGCAAGTGTCCCCTTTTCAAATTGTATTAGCACTGTCATTTCATGATAATGTCATGATTAAAATTTCAATTATTGCCATTTTAAATCAGCATATTTAGTCGATCGTCCACAAAAATGAAGGAACCTTCCATGGCAGTGTCTGTGAGGTGGATGCATCACTCACTACTGATTaactgagacaaaacaaactacaaatgcaaaacagaaaGTTTCAATTCAGTCTGATTCTCAGGCTAGGTGTGATCAACTGAAAATCATTCTGTGTACTCCTTTTTGGAGTCAAACAAACTCTCAAAGGGGTCTAACAGGGACGAgtttgcaagtgtgttaaaagtCAGTGTTACCTGCCCTCTCCTCCCCAGGCACTGTTAGGTGTGATGATCACCTCCCTGCAGTTATCAGTGTCTGTGTTGTACACATAGAGCTTCAGGCCTTTCCCCTCATGGCTCTCTATCAGAGAGAACAGGTCCTCTGACTGCAGATAAagtcacagagaggaggaaacggcggacaaaatgaagacacacacaatcattaTCAGGTGGAGAATGTGCAGGAGTGACGGATTCAAGGAGCCGAAGGGCTGATAAACTACCTCATTCATAACAGTGTCGGCTCCAATGATGTAGTCAGTATGCGGTCGCAAGCCAGCAAGGGCTGCTGGGGAATTAGGCTCCACTTCCTGTTataaggagagagggagagaatcaGTAAACAAGCAACCATTAACccacataaaacaacacaacGCAGACATGTCTTTGGGGTTACTCACTAGCACATGCCAAACATTCTCATTGGCTCCCTCAAAGCTGCAGAAACGAATGGAGACGCCAAGCAAGCCCTGCCCCCCCCACAGGTTGCTGGGGGTGACTGTCGACTCCCGCAGTTCCAGGGTCTTAGAGGAGTAAACCAGCATCTTAACTGGTTTCTCCACACTGGCTTTGAGCAAGTCTTTCAAGGTGTCGTTGTCCTTGTTCTGCagagaaggggagggaggagagcagaggggcagccatgaaacacacagtccaTCATGACATGTCTTAATAGATAAAGCTGCTGGATGTCCTTACTAGTCTGGTGTTGTTGATGGAGACGATGAAGTCAAAGAAAGGCTCCAATCCTGCACGGTGACCAGGCGAGTTCTCCTGAACctgcacagacagaagagactgagctgctgctgcagggccaCACACTGTCACCTCCTGCACTCCACTGATGTATCACACATACTCAACATGAGCAGCATGAACAGACTGGGCCTGAGCTGACCAACACACAGGAGAGCTGGGCCCAAAACAATCACGTCACCACGTGATTTGTTTTGGGTTACGATTCATACACGTATCACTGTACTGAATGTGCATTACCACGCATGCAGGTCTTCAACTGCTCTGTTGTCAAGTGGAGCATCTACTTTAGCTATTAACGTTAAGGCTAAACGTCACTGATACACAGGATAAGACAGAACGACTGACAGTAACTGGACAGTGTTGGCTTCTTACAAGAGGCGTCTTAAGGTTACTACAAATTTTGCAAAACAAGGAAGAAGAAACACTATTTGGTCGCATTAACAGAGCCAGCTTGGCAGCTGTCATTCAGTGCAGCTACGTAGCTTAAGCTAGCTCAAACAATGCTAGTTAGTTTCTGTTAGCAGGCATATTTAACTAGTTAATTAAGAGGCAGACATAAAGACAAAACATAACGAAAAAATGATATGACACAACTCCAAAGCACACAACATTTTTCTGACGTGGTCTTTTCCAAACGGAGGCCCCAGCAGTCATCCCCGGCCTGTCGTCAACACACGGAGCCAGGAATCCTCCGTCTCTGACTCAGTGctaagctaacggctaacaACAGGATGCAGAAGCTTAAAAACTCACCCGGAGGACGTGGTAGCCCTCGGAGCCTCCACCCGGTATCTCCACACTCTGCGATCCTCCCATGCTTTCGCTCTTTTAAGGCTTTTTAGGTTTTATGGCAGCTTGTTACCCAGCAGAGGTGAGATGCCTGAACACTTCCACTCACCGGGTACACGTCGCCAAATGATTAGCTAACGATGCGCATGCGCCGTTACGTGGCAGGAAATAACGCCTTTTCGAAACGTCCTATTCAATTCTCAAATTCCAGCCGGTTTCTTTGTGAGTCAAAGAGCTCATTCACATCAAAGTGTAGAGTTAAGACAAAATGCTGAAATCGGCATCTGTTAACACACATTGGTGATATTCACTGCTGATTTCAGACAAGTTCTGATTATTTTTACAATGTAGTAATCTTGACACATTCACCCAATTTAATCTATAATAAACTGCTATAATACTACTACACTactataataaataaataatactaataattatCACCATTTGAATTCTTCTGAAATGTTCTCGCCTGTCTCTGCAAAAAAgagattgaaaatgaaaagaaaaaaaagataaaaaggcCATTATGTAAACATTATGTAAACACCTGTCCACTTTCTTTTACCTTAAACGCCTCACAGGAGCGAAAGCAGTACAGGAACTTTCCTTTTGCAAACTCTCACATTTATGTAAACCTccatttacagtatgtgctcCCATGTATCCACATTTTCTGACACTCACACACGACTCTACAAGCTGGAGTGGAAAAACCAAGTTAGTAACTCGTCTTATACCTCTCTATCATGTCAGATCCTTCTGTATTTCATGCGTATGCTGTGTAAATTGCTGTGGTACTATGTTGTACTGTTGATACATTGATGTGTATTGTTGCAGTAAATCTGCTCTCATGTGATTTCATCTCATGCATACACATGCCCACACAGCCTTCACATGTACACTGCATACATACGTACATACAAATAGATACAGTGAACCCAACTATAGTCACATAAACAATATGTGTTCAATGTTGAATGAAAATCTAAACCTTGATCATTCTAAAGCTTGAGCATGGGCCTCTGAGGGGTCAAGCCTCAACGTAACATTTCTTGGCATAATATCTGGTAGGTTTATTCATCTGGAATATTCAATAGGTTGCAACCACTCTGGAAAGTGAGGTCATCTTTCAACCCCTGAAGctactttctgctgttttattgaACTGTAGTGTATAATGCAGGCTTTTCATTTCCTATACGGGCCAGAGGGCAAAGCTCTTTAAAAGTCCAGCTGCTCTTTGTCATGAAGACATATAGTTATTATGCGCTGTTGCTTTGCTGGTTTGCTTAGATTGACATATCTGACATTTGTTACAtattttgctgcagtgtgtgtcggTCCTTGCAGCTTacagcactgcagctgtgagAGCTGTACTGATGCTTTCTTTTTAATGAGGTCTAGTTACAGATCTTGAATGAATGTCTCATCATCTGAATGAACCTCACATCATCCTTGTTGGCTGTTGAACAACTACAGTCAATAGTGTTTATGTGTCATAATGTCCCTTCCATGCACAgaatacaaaaacatgaagtCTTAGTAATAGACAGGGCAAATTTCATTTCTTAATTCATTAATTCACTAATTCATTAATTAGGGGCTTCCTATTGTATGTTCTATTATGATTAttaaaatggttttatttgtatatttaaaGTCCCTCATGAAGCACCTTTGTAgcattttatatgtttttttgtttgtttgttttgcacagCTCTGTATTGCTTGGGATGATTGTGCTGACAGAGAGTCACCACTAGAGGGCGGTAGCAGCACGTCACATTCTCATTGCTGAGCTCATTGTGGATCATGAGCTTCATTCCATCAGTACCCTTCTGTCTGATATTTTTATGCAGTCCGTGTAAAGGTTATGAAACAGTGTCATCTGTGCTTTTGCTTCTCTGTGAAATGGTGCCTTAGTGAAGCTGAACCACGTCATGCTCACAGGTGAATAAAagtgggaggagaagaggagagggaaaattaagaaggagaaaagaaagggaggagCAACTGTGAGGGAAGAACAGAGTAAATGATTAGGGGACAAGAGAGGATATAGAtgaagagatgagagaggagaaatggagaggaaaagaaagaatgaggaGAGACGAGTGTTTCAGGCTGGAGAACAGCCAATTCGACACACAGCTGGGGGCCAAACAAAGCCTCTCAAGGATGATTAGGCAGAGAgacaataatgtgtgtgtgtgtgtgtgtgtgtgtgtgtgtgtgtgtgtgtgtgtgtagctacTGATGCAGGCACTTCAGAGGCAGACTGGGATTatagacaaaaataaaatgtctgtcATTTTTGAGGAGTGCAGTGTGTTGACGCACAGAGAAAAATGGTTGTATGAGAgacttattttgtgtgtgtgtgtgtgtgtgtgtgtgtgtgtgtgtgtgtgtgtgtgtgtgtgagagagagagagagagagagagagagagagagagagagcgctgtgtgtgtgtttcaataaGTGACACTCACTCCTCCATTTCATAGACTTTATTAAAGATCTTTTTCGAGATGCTATGATTCTGTTAAAGTGCCGACTGAAAACCTCCTGGGAAATGTTGCCTTAGGGCTGGCTTCAGCAAAAAACCAGTTTGGTCACATACAGGAGTCACGggccacatacagtacacagatTATCTTAAATATGATTTACGCAATTGTGCCATTCACATATGGTCCCTAAATACCATAAATACTTAACATAATTCTTATATAATACTGCCATAATACACATCCATTTACAATGGAAGAAAGAAAGGTGAACATTgtgcaaagacacaaacaggaactCTTTATACAAGATATTCCATTGAGCTCCCATAACACTGAGAATACAGGTAATATGTATTACAattaatatattatattacaGTAAATGCATTAGGATTCAGACGGGTACAACGATCCTTTCTTCCCAGTCTCTAGAGGAGAGTACATTCTCACATCCTTGTGCTTCTCTCTGAAATAAAAGACTGGCACGACCGCCAGAGGATCATATAGACTTCATCCTTAATCTCATCAGAAGGCCAGTCAGTCGTCTCAAAACATTCAGTCAAAAAGACTAACAATCACAGAAAGAAACACGCTATAG carries:
- the LOC139339486 gene encoding Golgi reassembly-stacking protein 2-like, with the translated sequence MGGSQSVEIPGGGSEGYHVLRVQENSPGHRAGLEPFFDFIVSINNTRLNKDNDTLKDLLKASVEKPVKMLVYSSKTLELRESTVTPSNLWGGQGLLGVSIRFCSFEGANENVWHVLEVEPNSPAALAGLRPHTDYIIGADTVMNESEDLFSLIESHEGKGLKLYVYNTDTDNCREVIITPNSAWGGEGSLGCGIGYGYLHRIPTRPFEEGKKISFPGTSPSEPVSPLKDGFTEVQLSAVTPPPAAPVIPSGLEDSLSGLSISTAPPTMPSELQTGLPTVPLLPSSASPSLNPLTPLNPAATSFNPATTLPGLMPLPGGLPPLPNLPNLNLPLPDLSAVSLAGPPPVGTTVPPLASLPPLNLPGLAPLPPLPTMLPSQLPPLLPQGVAPLLPISTNAPAASVTVTAAPASEPAATATSTLPTEASSTNATDSPAPTEATLTS